One window from the genome of Moraxella nasibovis encodes:
- the rpmF gene encoding 50S ribosomal protein L32, which produces MAVQQNRKSRSRRDMRRSHDRITVNALTIDSTTGEKHIRHHATKDGFYRGRQLFKVSQES; this is translated from the coding sequence ATGGCAGTTCAACAAAACCGCAAAAGCCGTTCACGCCGTGACATGCGTCGTTCTCACGACCGCATCACTGTGAATGCGTTAACTATCGACTCTACCACTGGCGAAAAACACATTCGTCACCACGCGACCAAAGACGGTTTTTACCGTGGTCGTCAGCTATTCAAGGTAAGCCAAGAAAGCTGA
- a CDS encoding DNA-directed RNA polymerase subunit alpha — translation MTNATEFLTPSAIHVDAVNETTAKVTLEPLERGFGHTLGNALRRILLSSLSGAAVIEAEIEGVDHEYSTLEGLQEDVLDLLLNLKGLAITLHDQNEAYLTLDKQGAGVVTAADLELPHNVEIANPNLVLGTLSERGHLKMRLRVVTGRGYEPANQRREDANSKTIGRLKLDASFSPILRVAYDVENARVEQRTDLDKLIIELETNGTIDPEEAIRKAATILQQQIAIFVDLEAEEVVEPVKEKEEIDPVLLRPVDDLELTVRSANCLKAENIYYIGDLVQRSETELLKTPNLGKKSLTEIKDVLASKGLELGMRLETWPPSDLRVDDRFSYRSR, via the coding sequence ATGACAAATGCAACTGAGTTTCTAACACCTAGCGCCATTCATGTGGATGCGGTTAATGAAACGACTGCTAAGGTCACGCTCGAGCCGTTAGAAAGAGGCTTTGGGCATACGCTAGGTAATGCCCTTCGCCGTATTCTACTTTCTTCATTGTCGGGTGCAGCCGTTATTGAAGCAGAGATTGAAGGGGTGGATCATGAGTATTCCACGCTAGAAGGTCTGCAAGAAGATGTGCTTGATTTGCTTTTGAACCTAAAGGGTTTGGCAATCACTTTGCACGATCAAAACGAAGCATACTTGACTTTGGATAAGCAGGGCGCAGGTGTTGTTACTGCTGCTGACTTAGAACTGCCACACAATGTTGAAATCGCCAATCCAAACTTGGTGCTTGGTACATTGAGCGAGCGTGGTCACTTGAAAATGCGCTTGCGTGTAGTGACAGGTCGTGGCTATGAGCCTGCCAATCAGCGTCGTGAAGATGCCAATTCAAAAACAATTGGTCGCTTAAAACTTGACGCAAGTTTTAGTCCAATTTTGCGTGTGGCTTACGATGTTGAAAATGCCCGTGTTGAGCAGCGTACCGACCTTGACAAGCTGATCATTGAGCTTGAAACTAATGGTACGATTGATCCAGAAGAGGCCATTCGTAAGGCAGCAACCATTTTGCAGCAACAAATTGCGATTTTCGTTGATTTGGAAGCTGAAGAAGTGGTTGAACCTGTTAAAGAGAAAGAAGAAATTGACCCTGTGCTACTACGCCCAGTGGATGATTTAGAACTAACGGTTCGCTCAGCAAACTGCTTAAAAGCTGAAAATATTTATTACATTGGCGATTTGGTACAGCGTTCTGAAACTGAACTGCTTAAAACACCAAATCTTGGTAAGAAATCATTGACCGAAATCAAAGATGTATTGGCATCTAAAGGTTTGGAACTTGGTATGCGCCTAGAAACATGGCCACCAAGTGATCTAAGAGTTGATGATCGTTTCTCTTATCGTAGCCGTTAA
- the fabG gene encoding 3-oxoacyl-ACP reductase FabG, producing MSRKIVLVTGASRGIGRAIAQRFADEGCFVIGTATSEKGAEAIEEYLSESDGIGRVLDVCDDEAIDKLFEEIDSVYGGVNVLVNNAGITKDGLLMRMKNEDWADVLDTNLTSIYRTSRRAIRSMMKARFGRIINITSVVGQMGNAGQANYAASKAGVEGFTRALAREIGSRGVTVNCVAPGFVETDMTEELDERLITSMLDAVPLGRMAQPEEIAAAVTFLASDEASYITGEVLAVNGGMYM from the coding sequence ATGAGTAGAAAAATTGTCCTAGTAACAGGTGCTTCTCGTGGCATCGGGCGAGCCATCGCTCAGCGCTTTGCTGATGAGGGTTGTTTTGTGATCGGTACGGCGACCAGCGAAAAGGGTGCTGAGGCGATCGAAGAGTATTTGAGCGAGTCAGACGGCATCGGTCGAGTGCTTGATGTGTGCGACGATGAGGCGATCGACAAATTGTTTGAAGAGATTGACAGTGTCTATGGCGGTGTCAATGTGCTTGTGAATAATGCAGGCATCACCAAAGATGGTCTGCTCATGCGCATGAAAAATGAAGACTGGGCAGATGTGCTTGACACCAACCTAACTTCAATCTATCGCACTTCTCGCCGAGCCATTCGCAGCATGATGAAAGCTCGTTTTGGGCGCATCATTAACATCACTTCGGTGGTGGGTCAGATGGGCAATGCAGGTCAGGCAAACTATGCGGCAAGTAAGGCGGGTGTCGAGGGCTTTACTCGTGCGCTGGCTCGTGAGATCGGCTCTCGTGGTGTGACGGTGAACTGTGTGGCACCAGGCTTTGTAGAGACTGACATGACCGAAGAGCTTGACGAGCGTCTGATCACTTCCATGCTTGATGCTGTGCCACTTGGGCGCATGGCTCAGCCAGAGGAGATCGCTGCGGCGGTGACTTTCTTGGCAAGCGATGAAGCCAGCTACATCACAGGTGAGGTGTTGGCGGTCAATGGCGGCATGTATATGTAA
- the lysM gene encoding peptidoglycan-binding protein LysM, which yields MGIFSFAKDIGDKIFNRNKKDAAPEAANTAAPAAEPTAQEIANLLLARIQAQNVQISGLSVNYNGDTDTVTLTGTAKTQADRERARLAVGNVQHVETVVDDIAVESQEPESRFYTVKSGDTLSKIAKEMYGNANDYMKIFDANKPMLSHPDKIYVGQVLRIPA from the coding sequence ATGGGTATTTTTAGCTTTGCCAAAGACATTGGCGACAAGATTTTTAACCGCAACAAAAAAGACGCAGCACCAGAGGCGGCAAATACCGCAGCACCAGCGGCAGAGCCTACCGCACAGGAAATCGCCAATTTGCTATTGGCACGCATTCAAGCGCAAAATGTGCAAATCAGCGGTCTGTCTGTCAATTATAACGGCGACACCGACACCGTGACACTGACCGGTACCGCTAAGACACAAGCTGACCGTGAGCGTGCTCGTTTGGCAGTGGGTAATGTCCAGCATGTTGAAACTGTCGTCGATGACATCGCCGTGGAAAGTCAAGAGCCAGAATCTCGCTTTTATACCGTCAAATCTGGCGACACGCTGTCAAAAATCGCCAAAGAAATGTACGGCAATGCCAATGATTATATGAAAATCTTTGATGCCAATAAGCCAATGCTGTCACATCCAGACAAGATTTATGTGGGTCAAGTGCTGCGCATTCCTGCTTAA
- the rpsK gene encoding 30S ribosomal protein S11 — MAKDTRSRKKVARRSVSEGIAHIHASFNNTIVTITDRQGNALAWATSGGQGFRGSRKSTPFAAQVAAEVAGKTAQETYGVKNVDVLVKGPGPGRESAVRALGALGYKINSISDVTPIPHNGCRPPKKRRV; from the coding sequence ATGGCAAAAGACACTCGTAGCCGCAAAAAAGTGGCTCGTCGCTCGGTATCTGAAGGTATCGCCCATATTCATGCGTCTTTTAATAACACCATTGTAACCATTACCGATCGTCAAGGTAATGCATTGGCTTGGGCCACCTCAGGTGGACAAGGCTTCCGTGGTTCACGTAAATCAACACCTTTCGCTGCTCAGGTTGCTGCTGAAGTTGCTGGTAAAACAGCACAAGAAACCTATGGCGTGAAGAATGTTGATGTCTTGGTTAAAGGTCCAGGACCAGGTCGTGAGTCTGCGGTTCGTGCATTAGGTGCATTGGGTTATAAAATTAACAGCATCAGCGATGTTACCCCAATTCCACACAACGGCTGCCGCCCACCTAAGAAGCGCCGCGTTTAA
- the fabD gene encoding ACP S-malonyltransferase: protein MTSDAIKRVAVVFPGQGSQAVGMMNELAEHFAVVKETFDEASAALGFDLWEVTQDEERLHQTKYTQPALVASSIAIWRIIFDKLKSQDLEPVCLAGHSLGEYSALVASGVLSLSDAVVLVHERGKYMTDAVAAVDTQMAAVLGLEDEQVASLCEDATTNAGIVNAANFNSPGQVVVAGTELGVAHVLSAVENLGKKAVPLKVSVPSHCALMNPATDKLAARLNDTSFNAPQIPVIQNRHAVSYDAIDDIKTALIEQLSMPVQWAKTMQKLADKHIDLIIECGPGNVLSNLAKRQAEPISALPSYKLARLEKLENLA from the coding sequence ATGACTAGTGATGCTATCAAACGAGTAGCGGTGGTTTTTCCGGGGCAAGGTTCGCAAGCGGTCGGCATGATGAATGAGCTGGCTGAGCATTTTGCTGTGGTTAAAGAGACTTTTGATGAGGCGAGTGCGGCGCTGGGCTTTGACCTGTGGGAAGTCACACAAGACGAAGAGCGACTACATCAGACCAAATACACTCAGCCAGCCCTTGTGGCATCTAGCATTGCCATTTGGCGCATTATTTTTGACAAGCTAAAAAGCCAAGATCTTGAACCTGTATGCTTGGCAGGCCACTCTTTGGGTGAGTACAGTGCGCTGGTGGCAAGTGGGGTGTTAAGCCTGTCGGATGCGGTGGTGCTGGTGCATGAGCGTGGCAAATACATGACGGATGCAGTGGCGGCTGTGGATACTCAGATGGCTGCTGTGCTTGGCTTGGAGGACGAGCAGGTGGCGAGTCTGTGTGAGGATGCTACGACAAATGCTGGCATTGTCAATGCAGCCAACTTTAATAGCCCAGGGCAAGTGGTGGTGGCGGGCACAGAATTGGGTGTGGCTCATGTGCTGTCTGCGGTTGAAAATCTGGGCAAAAAAGCGGTGCCATTGAAGGTATCTGTACCATCACACTGCGCCTTGATGAATCCTGCCACAGACAAACTTGCCGCCAGATTGAATGACACAAGCTTTAATGCACCACAAATTCCTGTCATTCAAAATCGTCACGCCGTGAGTTATGATGCCATTGATGACATCAAAACCGCGCTTATTGAGCAGCTTTCTATGCCAGTGCAGTGGGCAAAAACCATGCAAAAACTTGCGGACAAGCACATTGATCTCATCATCGAATGTGGTCCGGGAAATGTGCTATCAAATCTTGCTAAGCGTCAGGCTGAGCCAATCAGTGCTTTGCCAAGTTATAAGCTGGCGCGCCTTGAAAAATTGGAGAATCTGGCATGA
- a CDS encoding elongation factor P hydroxylase produces MTAVNFYDLSPDANFNHSPNHSDIQALWQDFFCDGDVCKDIDDLAQHMSKQDWQDFKNAWRGIDPDDDAALTDWLIDLFNQLFNQSNIGIMPTVLVRGDGEPEYFPATGESPARIEFAHGFFASALHEISHWCIAGRHRRTLNDFGYWYTSDGRDAETQAIFEQVEIKPQSIECLLNQACGRYFYVSQDNLNADFDTSQSTFATDVYRQANSYLIEPQTLPRDAKRLLWVFLKICQNCS; encoded by the coding sequence ATGACCGCTGTTAATTTTTACGACTTATCGCCAGACGCCAATTTCAATCACTCGCCCAATCATTCAGACATCCAAGCACTCTGGCAGGATTTTTTTTGTGACGGCGATGTATGCAAAGACATTGATGACTTGGCTCAGCACATGAGCAAGCAAGACTGGCAAGACTTTAAAAATGCTTGGCGTGGCATTGACCCTGATGATGACGCAGCGCTCACCGACTGGCTGATTGATTTATTTAATCAGCTATTTAATCAGTCAAACATTGGCATCATGCCCACCGTCTTGGTGCGTGGCGATGGCGAGCCTGAATATTTTCCCGCCACAGGCGAAAGTCCTGCACGCATTGAGTTTGCGCATGGATTTTTTGCCAGCGCTTTGCACGAGATCAGCCATTGGTGCATTGCAGGCAGGCACAGGCGCACTTTGAATGACTTTGGCTACTGGTACACATCTGATGGGCGTGACGCAGAAACGCAAGCGATATTTGAGCAAGTGGAAATCAAACCACAATCCATCGAATGCCTGCTCAATCAAGCGTGCGGTCGTTATTTTTATGTCTCTCAGGACAATTTAAATGCAGACTTTGACACCAGTCAAAGCACCTTTGCCACAGATGTCTATCGGCAAGCTAACAGTTATCTTATTGAACCACAAACCCTACCAAGAGATGCTAAGCGTCTTTTGTGGGTATTTTTAAAAATTTGCCAAAATTGTTCCTAA
- a CDS encoding YceD family protein, translating to MNMTSAAKEMPANIMLDKWADIGFTWSGSVPVSIFHRLSEQVSVDAVQEALQVQTTLQKSEGILWLAFEVMGQLVVPCQRCLDPMMVNVSGDYRLAILADEMQIDAIQGAEYVLMDELGSGRMLPIKDLLEDELLLALPLSPRHDECDMPIDMVDDEEEEVQENPFAALAALKGKLN from the coding sequence ATGAATATGACATCCGCAGCCAAAGAAATGCCTGCCAATATCATGCTTGATAAATGGGCAGACATTGGCTTTACTTGGTCGGGTAGCGTACCTGTATCAATCTTTCATCGCTTGTCTGAGCAGGTGAGCGTCGATGCTGTGCAAGAGGCACTACAAGTGCAGACGACACTACAAAAATCAGAAGGTATCTTATGGCTAGCCTTTGAAGTGATGGGGCAGCTTGTCGTACCTTGTCAAAGATGCCTTGATCCGATGATGGTGAATGTGTCTGGCGATTATCGCTTGGCGATTTTGGCGGACGAAATGCAAATTGATGCGATTCAAGGTGCAGAATATGTGCTGATGGATGAGCTGGGCTCAGGCAGAATGCTACCGATCAAAGATCTGCTAGAAGATGAGCTTTTACTTGCTCTGCCTTTGTCGCCAAGACATGATGAGTGCGACATGCCAATTGATATGGTGGACGATGAGGAAGAGGAAGTGCAGGAGAATCCTTTTGCGGCATTAGCGGCGCTAAAAGGCAAACTGAACTGA
- the ilvN gene encoding acetolactate synthase small subunit, protein MAQVQKHLISVLMENEAGSLSRVVGLFSQRGYNIDTLNVAATEDPTLSRLTLTTITTADKIEQITKQLHKLIEVVKVQNLSEVSNGSQIERELMLIKVRATGAHREEVYRTADIFRAQIVDVSPNLYTILITGDAGKLDGFIEVIGRDKILEVVRSGVIGIARGERTLSL, encoded by the coding sequence ATGGCGCAAGTACAAAAACATCTGATTTCTGTATTGATGGAAAACGAAGCAGGCTCGCTGTCTCGTGTGGTAGGGCTGTTTTCTCAGCGTGGCTATAACATTGATACGCTCAATGTCGCCGCTACCGAAGACCCAACTTTGTCTCGCTTGACTTTGACGACCATCACCACTGCTGATAAGATTGAACAGATCACCAAACAGCTGCACAAGCTCATCGAAGTGGTCAAAGTGCAAAACCTGTCGGAAGTCTCAAACGGCAGCCAAATCGAACGAGAGCTGATGCTCATCAAAGTGCGTGCGACAGGTGCGCACCGTGAGGAAGTATATCGTACGGCGGACATTTTCCGTGCGCAAATCGTCGATGTCAGCCCAAATCTGTATACCATTCTCATCACAGGGGACGCAGGCAAGCTTGATGGCTTTATTGAAGTCATCGGACGAGATAAAATCCTAGAAGTGGTACGCTCTGGCGTGATTGGCATTGCACGGGGTGAGCGGACGCTTAGTCTGTAA
- a CDS encoding acetolactate synthase 3 large subunit: protein MSGAELLVQALVDEGVTHIFGYPGGAVLHIYDALFKQDKIEHVLVRHEQAAGHMADAYSRVTGRTGVVLATSGPGVTNTVTAIATAFMDSIPMVVLAGQVPSTLIGDDAFQECDMVGISRPVVKHSFVVRNPADIPTIIKKAFFIASTGRPGPVVVDIPKDMTNPADKFDYFMPESVCLRSYQPTSKGHSGQIKKAVDLLLSAKRPVLYSGGGVVQGDASDELRELANLLNLPVTNTLMGLGAYPATGEQFVGMLGMHGTYEANMTMHHADVILAVGARFDDRVTNNVKKFCPNATIIHIDIDPTSISKTITAHIPIVGDVKPVLTEMVAQIKATGKRLDEAALADWWKQINEWRKRHGLRYNDDTDAEIHAIMPQRVVETLYKLTDGKAIITSDVGQHQMFAALYYKYDEPRQWLNSGGLGTMGVGLPYAMAAKLACPEKTVVCITGEGSIQMNIQELSTCLQYNLPVKILNLNNAQLGMVKQWQDMLYEGRHAQSYMKSLPDFVKLAESYGHKGVKITNPATMEEELKAALEMDGLVFIDVYVDKSEHVYPMQVAGQSMRDMWLSKGERT from the coding sequence ATGAGTGGGGCAGAGCTGCTTGTGCAAGCCTTGGTTGATGAAGGCGTCACCCACATTTTTGGTTACCCTGGTGGGGCGGTGCTGCACATTTATGATGCCCTATTTAAACAAGATAAAATCGAGCATGTCTTGGTGCGCCACGAGCAAGCCGCAGGACACATGGCGGACGCTTATAGCCGTGTGACGGGACGCACGGGCGTGGTGCTTGCGACATCGGGACCAGGCGTGACAAACACCGTCACCGCCATCGCCACCGCTTTCATGGACTCGATTCCGATGGTGGTGCTTGCCGGACAAGTACCAAGCACCTTGATTGGCGATGATGCTTTCCAAGAGTGTGACATGGTGGGTATTTCACGACCTGTGGTTAAGCACAGCTTTGTCGTGCGCAATCCTGCCGACATTCCGACCATCATCAAAAAAGCCTTCTTTATCGCAAGTACAGGCAGACCTGGTCCTGTGGTGGTGGACATTCCTAAGGACATGACAAATCCTGCCGATAAGTTTGATTATTTCATGCCAGAGTCGGTGTGTTTGCGCTCTTATCAGCCTACTTCCAAGGGTCATAGCGGTCAAATCAAAAAAGCCGTTGATTTGCTGCTGTCTGCCAAACGCCCAGTGCTGTATTCTGGCGGTGGTGTGGTGCAAGGTGATGCGTCTGATGAGCTGCGTGAGCTTGCCAATTTGCTAAATTTGCCTGTCACTAATACTTTGATGGGGCTTGGTGCGTATCCTGCCACAGGCGAGCAGTTTGTAGGTATGCTTGGTATGCACGGCACTTATGAAGCGAACATGACCATGCACCATGCCGATGTGATTTTGGCGGTGGGGGCAAGATTTGACGACCGTGTGACCAATAATGTCAAAAAATTCTGTCCAAATGCGACCATCATTCACATTGACATCGACCCAACTTCCATCTCAAAAACCATCACCGCTCACATTCCGATTGTCGGCGATGTTAAGCCTGTCTTGACTGAGATGGTGGCGCAGATTAAAGCGACTGGTAAACGCCTTGACGAGGCTGCACTTGCCGACTGGTGGAAACAGATCAATGAGTGGCGTAAGCGTCATGGTTTGCGTTATAATGACGATACAGATGCTGAAATTCACGCCATCATGCCGCAGCGAGTGGTGGAAACTTTGTATAAATTGACCGACGGTAAAGCGATCATCACCTCTGATGTCGGTCAGCACCAGATGTTCGCCGCGCTGTACTATAAATATGATGAGCCACGCCAATGGCTAAATTCTGGCGGTCTAGGCACGATGGGTGTGGGCTTGCCGTATGCGATGGCAGCAAAACTTGCCTGCCCCGAAAAAACAGTGGTTTGTATCACAGGCGAAGGCTCAATTCAGATGAATATCCAAGAGCTGTCCACTTGCTTGCAGTATAATTTGCCTGTTAAGATTTTAAACTTAAACAACGCCCAGCTTGGCATGGTTAAGCAGTGGCAGGACATGCTGTACGAAGGTCGCCATGCCCAAAGCTATATGAAATCGTTGCCTGATTTTGTCAAACTTGCCGAAAGCTATGGACATAAAGGCGTAAAAATTACCAATCCTGCCACCATGGAAGAAGAGCTAAAAGCAGCCTTAGAAATGGACGGCTTGGTATTTATTGATGTGTATGTGGATAAGTCGGAGCATGTCTATCCAATGCAAGTGGCGGGGCAATCCATGCGTGATATGTGGCTATCAAAAGGGGAGCGTACCTAA
- the rpsD gene encoding 30S ribosomal protein S4 — MARYIGPKLKLSRREGTDLQLKSGVKPYDVKTKKASRAPGQHGNSQNKTSEYASQLREKQKVKRMYGVLERQFSNYYKEAARMRGATGENLLGMLERRLDNVVYRMGFGATRAEARQLVSHRAILLKKAGRDEFVRVNIPSIQVQDGDVIAVHEKSKEQLRIKNAIELATQRGIPEWLEVDHSKLQGTFKTAPERSELPAEINESLIVELYSK, encoded by the coding sequence ATGGCCCGTTATATTGGTCCAAAACTAAAATTGTCACGTCGTGAAGGTACTGACCTGCAACTAAAATCAGGTGTTAAGCCTTATGATGTGAAAACTAAAAAAGCAAGTCGTGCGCCTGGTCAGCACGGCAATAGCCAGAACAAAACTTCTGAATACGCATCACAGCTTCGTGAAAAGCAAAAAGTTAAACGCATGTACGGCGTACTTGAGCGTCAATTCTCAAATTACTATAAAGAAGCTGCGCGTATGCGTGGTGCAACTGGTGAAAACCTACTTGGTATGCTAGAGCGTCGCCTAGACAATGTGGTGTATCGCATGGGCTTTGGTGCTACTCGTGCAGAAGCTCGTCAATTGGTTAGCCACCGTGCGATTTTGCTTAAAAAAGCAGGCCGTGATGAGTTTGTTCGTGTGAACATTCCTTCAATCCAAGTACAAGATGGTGATGTGATTGCTGTTCATGAGAAATCAAAAGAGCAACTTCGTATCAAAAACGCCATTGAGCTTGCGACACAGCGTGGTATTCCAGAATGGCTTGAAGTTGATCACAGCAAACTTCAAGGTACTTTCAAGACTGCACCAGAGCGCAGTGAGCTACCTGCTGAAATCAACGAAAGCTTGATTGTTGAGCTATATTCTAAATAA
- a CDS encoding Sua5/YciO/YrdC/YwlC family protein, whose product MQTLHLHPQNPQQRLLQQVVSALKDGKIIAYPTDIGYALLTDLHAKAAIEKIGRIEQVLHQDAHTLLCQNISDMAKYADINNAQFRHIKNAGNDTRFVLTANKEVPKQLINKNKNIGIQQVNSPLLNALLEMLDGAIVMHALNPELIQTDTPYDIEDLLDRQIDLLVHVDAIEISDITTDDLTELDA is encoded by the coding sequence ATGCAAACACTGCATCTACACCCACAAAATCCACAGCAAAGACTGCTTCAACAAGTCGTAAGCGCCCTAAAAGATGGCAAAATCATCGCCTACCCGACAGACATTGGCTATGCCCTGCTCACCGATTTACACGCCAAAGCAGCCATAGAGAAAATCGGGCGCATTGAGCAGGTACTTCATCAAGACGCGCACACACTGCTGTGCCAAAATATCAGCGACATGGCAAAATACGCCGACATCAACAATGCTCAATTTCGCCACATCAAAAACGCTGGTAATGACACGCGCTTTGTTCTGACTGCCAATAAAGAAGTACCAAAACAACTGATTAACAAAAACAAAAACATCGGCATTCAGCAGGTAAATAGCCCTCTACTTAATGCTCTATTAGAAATGCTCGATGGCGCCATCGTCATGCACGCGCTCAACCCAGAGCTGATACAGACAGACACGCCATACGACATTGAAGATCTCTTAGATCGCCAAATCGACCTATTGGTGCATGTGGACGCCATTGAAATATCTGACATCACAACAGATGATCTGACCGAGCTTGATGCTTAA
- the rpsM gene encoding 30S ribosomal protein S13: MARIAGVNIPDNKHAVISLTYIFGIGRTTAKQILAAVGINETTKIGQLDDTQLDAVRAEVANYTTEGDLRREISMNIKRLTDLGCYRGLRHRRGLPVNGQRTKTNARTRKGPRKAIKK; the protein is encoded by the coding sequence ATGGCTCGTATTGCCGGTGTAAACATTCCGGACAACAAACACGCAGTGATTTCACTAACTTACATTTTTGGTATCGGTCGTACCACTGCAAAGCAAATTCTTGCTGCCGTAGGTATCAACGAAACCACCAAAATTGGTCAGTTGGATGATACACAGCTAGATGCTGTCCGTGCAGAAGTTGCAAATTACACTACCGAAGGTGACCTTCGTCGTGAAATTTCAATGAATATTAAGCGTCTAACCGATTTGGGTTGCTACCGTGGTCTTCGTCACCGTCGTGGCTTGCCTGTAAATGGTCAACGCACAAAAACTAACGCGCGTACCCGTAAAGGTCCACGCAAAGCAATTAAAAAGTAA
- the ilvC gene encoding ketol-acid reductoisomerase, whose amino-acid sequence MSLNIYYDKDCDLSIIQGKKVAIIGYGSQGHAHALNLKDSGVDVTVGLRAGSASWKKAENSGLKVAETADAVKGADLVMILTPDEFQKQLYADVIEPNIKEGATLAFAHGFAIHYNQVVPRKDLDVIMVAPKAPGHTVRSEFVNGGGIPDLIAVYQDASGQAKQVALSYASGVGGGRSGIIETTFKDETETDLFGEQAVLCGGAVELVKMGFETLVEAGYAPEMAYFECLHELKLIVDLMYQGGIADMNYSISNNAEYGEYVTGLEVINDQSREAMRNALKRIQSGEYAKMFIAEGQLNYPSMTARRRQTAEHQIEKTGAKLRAMMPWITDSKIIDKEKN is encoded by the coding sequence ATGAGCTTAAATATCTATTATGACAAAGATTGTGATTTGTCTATCATTCAAGGCAAAAAAGTTGCCATCATCGGCTATGGTTCACAAGGTCATGCCCACGCCCTAAACCTAAAAGACTCAGGCGTTGATGTGACGGTTGGCCTTCGTGCTGGCTCTGCTTCTTGGAAAAAAGCAGAAAATTCAGGTCTAAAAGTTGCCGAGACTGCGGATGCGGTGAAAGGCGCTGACCTTGTCATGATTTTGACGCCTGACGAGTTCCAAAAACAGCTGTATGCCGATGTGATTGAGCCAAACATCAAAGAAGGCGCAACGCTTGCCTTTGCTCACGGCTTTGCCATTCATTACAACCAAGTTGTGCCACGCAAAGACCTTGATGTCATCATGGTTGCACCAAAAGCACCGGGTCACACTGTGCGTTCCGAATTTGTCAATGGCGGTGGTATCCCTGACTTGATCGCAGTTTACCAAGACGCATCAGGACAAGCCAAGCAAGTGGCGCTGTCATACGCATCAGGCGTGGGTGGTGGCCGCTCTGGCATCATCGAGACCACTTTCAAAGACGAAACCGAAACCGACCTGTTTGGCGAGCAAGCCGTTCTGTGCGGTGGTGCGGTTGAGCTTGTGAAAATGGGCTTTGAGACCCTAGTAGAAGCAGGCTACGCACCAGAGATGGCATACTTTGAGTGCTTGCACGAGCTAAAACTCATCGTGGACTTGATGTATCAAGGCGGCATCGCTGACATGAACTACTCCATCTCTAACAACGCTGAATATGGCGAGTATGTGACTGGTCTTGAAGTCATCAATGACCAATCTCGTGAGGCAATGCGTAACGCACTAAAACGCATCCAGTCTGGCGAATATGCCAAGATGTTCATCGCAGAGGGTCAATTAAACTACCCATCAATGACCGCTCGCCGCCGTCAA
- the acpP gene encoding acyl carrier protein, with the protein MSDIEAKVKDAVAEQLGLNVADIKNDASFMDDLGADSLDLVELVMAFESNFGITIPDEDSAELTTVQKAIDYVTAKL; encoded by the coding sequence ATGAGCGATATCGAAGCTAAAGTAAAAGACGCAGTGGCTGAGCAGCTTGGTCTGAATGTTGCTGACATCAAGAATGACGCATCATTCATGGATGATTTGGGTGCAGACTCGCTAGACCTAGTGGAGCTTGTGATGGCATTTGAAAGCAACTTCGGCATCACCATTCCTGATGAAGATTCTGCCGAATTGACCACAGTTCAAAAAGCCATTGACTATGTTACTGCAAAGCTGTAA
- the rplQ gene encoding 50S ribosomal protein L17, with amino-acid sequence MRHRNSGVKLGRTSSHRKAMFQNMTNSLFEHELIKTTLVKAKELRRVAEPLITLAKEDSVANRRLAFSRTRNKVIVGKLFNELGPRYKTRPGGYLRIIKCGYRDGDNAPMAYVELVDRP; translated from the coding sequence ATGCGACATCGTAACAGTGGCGTTAAGCTGGGTCGCACCAGCAGCCATCGTAAGGCAATGTTCCAAAACATGACTAATTCTCTGTTTGAACATGAGCTTATCAAGACCACTTTGGTTAAGGCAAAAGAGCTGCGCCGTGTAGCTGAGCCGCTAATCACTTTGGCAAAAGAAGACAGCGTTGCTAATCGCCGTTTGGCATTCAGCCGTACTCGTAACAAGGTAATCGTTGGCAAACTATTCAACGAACTAGGTCCTCGTTACAAAACTCGCCCAGGTGGCTACCTGCGCATCATCAAGTGCGGTTATCGTGATGGCGATAATGCACCGATGGCATATGTTGAGCTAGTAGATCGCCCATAA